From one Microcoleus sp. bin38.metabat.b11b12b14.051 genomic stretch:
- a CDS encoding histidine kinase dimerization/phospho-acceptor domain-containing protein encodes MNNKPIDLSSNSIKIKLLNHLAQELLTPLTSVIGMASVLNQEIYGPLTSKQKEYIDVIQDSSRSLRSLVEEILELAELDDSSFTLKRTAVDIESLCQQVVTILLPAASKREQEINLSMGPGPRIWLADKDKVQQMLHHLIFSIIQSAGAGSVIRIHVSRKEEGINIGVWVFHPWLGESLPHAKLYSDYLLKVGSASGGRSNSEACFLELEPQLATQTQRSQRLTLEFSELAALVAENAADTAPVLAGYGDRERLGLLLCCQLVEIQGGQLSIQGTGDSGYRYVLWLPCTNATELLEG; translated from the coding sequence TCACTTCGGTGATCGGCATGGCAAGCGTTTTGAACCAAGAAATTTACGGCCCCTTAACCAGCAAGCAAAAAGAATATATCGACGTAATCCAAGACAGCAGCCGTTCTTTGCGATCGCTAGTTGAAGAAATTTTGGAACTTGCAGAATTAGATGATTCAAGTTTCACCTTGAAGCGAACCGCAGTCGATATAGAAAGTTTGTGCCAGCAAGTTGTGACAATCCTGTTGCCGGCAGCAAGCAAGCGAGAGCAAGAAATTAACTTGTCCATGGGGCCCGGGCCGCGCATCTGGTTGGCCGATAAGGATAAAGTTCAGCAAATGCTCCACCACTTAATTTTTAGCATTATTCAATCGGCTGGGGCAGGCAGCGTGATTCGCATCCACGTTTCTCGGAAAGAAGAGGGTATCAACATCGGAGTTTGGGTTTTTCATCCTTGGTTGGGAGAAAGTTTGCCCCATGCTAAACTCTACTCCGACTACTTGCTAAAGGTGGGATCGGCTAGCGGTGGGCGATCGAATTCCGAAGCCTGCTTCCTCGAACTCGAACCGCAACTGGCGACACAGACACAGAGATCCCAGCGGTTAACGCTGGAGTTTTCTGAGTTGGCGGCGTTGGTGGCCGAGAATGCCGCGGATACCGCACCGGTGTTAGCTGGCTACGGGGACAGGGAACGCTTGGGGTTGCTGCTTTGCTGCCAGTTGGTGGAAATTCAAGGCGGCCAACTCTCGATTCAGGGCACTGGGGACTCTGGATATCGCTACGTGCTCTGGCTACCCTGCACCAATGCTACGGAGTTGTTGGAAGGGTAA